A region from the Osmerus eperlanus chromosome 11, fOsmEpe2.1, whole genome shotgun sequence genome encodes:
- the rtn2a gene encoding reticulon-2a, with protein MGQVLGFSNCKELGSVNSTPDSTPPCTDGGNEESELYELQTAHDWSEEEERNRGGEDEDYDDDGDLASSPSIWGTPHQHSFELTFSYIAIAEAEAVGTTRHYREGSGRRRGGARVGRTPLVRTDTLETLLPLDSPDVEWDPHAFLTREEAEEGARRRREEEEEERERRVRLAESEAGPRQSSLLDGDLEDLERNVTLGRERGRRESPQHHHATQPPELLETLVTVDATVMLLTPMRPGGGASSVVSSTSSAPIGQNTQELLVSEQWFSALSLSEGPMICAHIAVMDLIYWKDTERTGMVFTGLVVGLLSLFQLSLITVVSSLSLAAMCFTISVRIYYKLLSLINVGDGQHPFKAYLDMDISLAGEQTEQYMQRAIVLTVSAINTLKGLICVGSFFDSLKFLALVYLVTYLGDLCNGLTLLIIGVIAVFSVPLFYRQRQEQVDSVIARIQANIDNIKDILQRIAQGGGPLPDPTPGGAKPKDQ; from the exons ATGGGCCAGGTTCTAGGATTCTCCAACTGCA AGGAATTAGGTTCTGTCAACTCCACCCCCGACTCCACCCCTCCGTGCACAGACG GTGGGAATGAGGAGTCTGAGCTGTATGAGCTGCAGACAGCCCATGACTGgtctgaggaagaggagcgtaacagaggaggggaggatgaagatTATGATGACGACGGTGATCTGGCGTCTTCCCCGTCGATCTGGGGGACGCCTCACCAGCACTCCTTCGAGCTCACCTTCTCCTACATCGCCATCGCTGAGGCCGAGGCCGTGGGCACCACGCGCCACTACCGCGAAGGCTCGGGACGCCGCAGGGGTGGGGCTAGGGTAGGCCGCACCCCCCTCGTGCGCACGGATACCTTGgagaccctcctccccctggactCCCCCGATGTGGAGTGGGACCCCCACGCCTTCCTTACCCgcgaggaggcagaggaaggggcgaggaggaggagggaggaggaggaggaggagagagagaggagggtgagactggCAGAGTCAGAAGCAGGGCCGAGACAGTCCTCTCTCCTGGATGGAGATCTGGAGGATCTGGAGAGGAACGTCACGCTGggacgagagagggggaggagggagtctcCCCAGCATCATCATg CGACACAGCCCCCTGAGTTACTGGAGACCCTCGTCACCGTGGATGCCACTGTCATGCTGCTAACACCCATGCGTCCAGGAGGCGGGGCCAGCAGCGTTGTTTCATCCACTTCCTCTGCCCCTATTGGTCAAAACACTCAGGAACTGCTGGTCAGCGAACAGTGGTTCTCGGCTCTTAGCCTATCAGAGGGCCCCATGATATGTGCCCATATAGCAG TGATGGACCTGATCTACTGGAAGGACACGGAGCGCACAGGCATGGTGTTTACAGGTCTGGTGGTGGGCCTGCTGTCCCTGTTCCAGCTCAGCCTGATCACCGTGGTGTCCTCCTTGTCCCTGGCCGCCATGTGTTTCACCATCTCCGTACGCATCTACTACAAACTGCTGAGTCTCATCAACGTTGGCGATGGCCAGCACCCCTTCAA GGCCTACCTGGACATGGACATATCTCTGGCAGGGGAGCAGACTGAGCAGTACATGCAGAGAGCCATCGTGCTGACGGTCTCTGCCATCAACACCCTAAAGGGGCTCATATGTGTCGGCAGCTTCTTCGACTCCCTCAAG TTCCTGGCCCTGGTGTATCTGGTGACATACCTGGGAGATCTGTGTAATGGCCTTACTCTGCTGATCattg gtGTGATTGCTGTTTTTTCAGTCCCACTATTCTACAGACAACGCCAG GAACAAGTGGACAGTGTCATAGCAAGAATCCAGGCTAACATTGACAACATCAAGGACAT tctcCAGAGAATTGCCCAGGGCGGTGGCCCCCTTCCAgaccccacccctggtggtgcCAAACCCAAAGACCAGTGA
- the rhoub gene encoding LOW QUALITY PROTEIN: ras homolog family member Ub (The sequence of the model RefSeq protein was modified relative to this genomic sequence to represent the inferred CDS: deleted 4 bases in 3 codons), whose product MEYSKTMAPPVPPHNTKSSRPGQGQERVLKCVLLGDGAVGKTSLVVSYTTNGYPTKYVPTAFDNFSAVVQVDGNPVRLQLCDTAGQDEFDKLRHFCYSRTDALLLCFSVVSPASFQNVWEKWVPEIRRRCPLTPVLLVGTQCDLRQDVKVLIDLARRREQPVAEADARALADKVGAVTYVECSALTQKNLKEVFDAAIAVGLRNSERRARRERKVRSNGRHMKMLSKSWWKKYVCVQ is encoded by the exons ATGGAATACAGCAAGACCATGGCTCCGCCAGTGCCGCCGCACAACACCAAGAGTTCCCGTCCAGGACAGGGCCAGGAGCGGGTGCTGAAGTGCGTACTGCTTGGCGATGGAGCGGTGGGCAAAACCAGCTTGGTTGTCAGCTACACAACGAATGGATATCCGACGAAATACGTCCCGACCGCCTTTGACAACTTCTCAG CCGTAGTACAGGTGGACGGAAATCCA GTCAGACTACAACTGTGTGACACCGCAGGACAG gatgaGTTTGACAAGCTGCGTCACTTCTGCTACTCTCGGACGGACGCGCTGCTGCTGTGCTTCAGCGTGGTTAGCCCCGCCTCCTTCCAGAACGTCTGGGAGAAGTGGGTCCCTGAGATCCGCCGGCGTTGCCCGCTCACGCCTGTCCTCCTCGTGGGCACGCAGTGCGACCTGCGCCAGGATGTCAAG GTTCTGATCGACCTGGCGAGGCGGAGAGAGCAGCCGGTGGCGGAGGCAGACGCCCGT GCGCTGGCGGACAAGGTAGGCGCGGTGACCTACGTGGAGTGCTCGGCACTGACCCAGAAGAACCTGAAGGAGGTGTTTGACGCCGCCATCGCCGTGGGCCTGCGGAACTCCGAGCGCAgggcgaggagggagaggaaggtgaggagcAACGGCCGACAT ATGAAGATGCTCTCCAAGTCCTGGTGGAAGAAGTACGTCTGCGTCcaatag